The following proteins are co-located in the Sporosarcina pasteurii genome:
- a CDS encoding dipeptidase: MAHLEQLDQYFKEQRDTHLEELNEFLRIPSISALSEHKADMQKAAEWLVQSFDAAGLENVSIDETDGHPVVYGDWLHAEGKPTILVYGHYDVQPVDPLELWDSPPFEPEVRDNKLFARGASDDKGQVFMHIKAVEALMKQSGKLPVNVKFLIEGEEEVGSPNLEKYIRENKDKLAADIIVISDTGMQGPGQPAVCYGLRGLTGVQIDVKGAKGDLHSGLYGGGVQNPLHAIVELLASFRDKEGTIAVEGFYDNVRELTEEERAAYEALGFDEEALKEEIDVPALFGEKGFSYLEQTWARPTLEINGLFGGFSGEGIKTVLPSEAGAKITCRLVPDQDPDEIVEKLKAHIEKHKPAGVTVTVTEFDKGKPFITPFDHPAIQAAGRSYEKVYHVPTAYTRGGGSIPIVAAFDEILELPVVLMGFGLSTENFHAPNEHFHLENFDQGLRVIGDYYYEIESFSKEELKK; this comes from the coding sequence ATGGCACATTTAGAACAACTTGATCAATATTTTAAAGAACAACGTGATACGCACCTTGAAGAATTAAATGAATTTTTACGTATCCCAAGCATTAGTGCCCTTTCAGAACATAAAGCGGATATGCAAAAAGCTGCTGAGTGGTTAGTTCAGTCATTTGACGCTGCAGGTCTCGAAAATGTTTCCATCGATGAAACAGATGGTCATCCTGTTGTGTATGGAGATTGGTTACACGCAGAAGGTAAACCAACAATTCTTGTTTACGGGCATTACGATGTCCAACCGGTTGATCCACTTGAATTATGGGATAGCCCTCCATTTGAACCTGAAGTTCGTGACAATAAATTGTTTGCCCGTGGTGCAAGCGACGACAAAGGACAAGTGTTTATGCATATTAAAGCTGTTGAGGCTTTAATGAAACAATCCGGCAAGCTTCCGGTTAACGTAAAGTTTTTAATCGAAGGTGAAGAAGAAGTCGGGAGCCCAAACTTAGAAAAATATATTCGCGAAAACAAAGACAAACTTGCAGCGGATATTATTGTCATTTCGGATACAGGCATGCAAGGGCCTGGACAACCAGCAGTTTGCTATGGTTTACGTGGCCTTACCGGCGTGCAAATTGACGTAAAAGGTGCAAAAGGCGATTTACATTCTGGCCTTTACGGCGGCGGCGTTCAAAATCCACTCCATGCAATTGTTGAATTACTTGCTTCATTTAGAGATAAAGAAGGCACAATTGCGGTTGAAGGCTTTTATGACAACGTCCGTGAATTAACAGAAGAAGAAAGAGCAGCATACGAAGCACTTGGCTTTGATGAAGAAGCATTAAAAGAAGAAATCGACGTACCAGCATTATTCGGAGAAAAAGGATTTTCTTATTTAGAGCAAACTTGGGCACGTCCAACGTTAGAAATTAACGGCTTATTCGGCGGTTTCTCCGGTGAAGGTATTAAAACGGTTCTACCATCCGAAGCGGGCGCCAAAATCACATGCCGCCTCGTACCTGACCAAGATCCGGATGAAATCGTTGAAAAACTCAAAGCTCATATCGAAAAACATAAGCCAGCGGGCGTGACTGTGACAGTAACTGAATTCGATAAAGGGAAACCTTTCATTACGCCTTTCGATCATCCAGCAATTCAAGCGGCGGGTCGTTCATACGAAAAAGTGTATCACGTACCAACAGCTTATACACGTGGTGGCGGTTCAATTCCAATCGTTGCGGCTTTCGATGAGATTTTGGAGTTACCTGTCGTGTTAATGGGCTTCGGACTTTCAACAGAAAACTTCCATGCACCAAACGAACACTTCCATTTAGAAAACTTTGACCAAGGTTTACGTGTAATCGGTGATTATTATTATGAAATAGAAAGCTTTTCGAAAGAAGAATTAAAGAAATAA
- a CDS encoding hemolysin family protein codes for MFIALGFFLVMSFFLSGSETALTAVNRMKVQLRADQGDVASAKLLDLISKPDRMITAILIGNNIANIMLPTLVTMIAIENGWKVGLATGILTVILIVFGEVLPKTIAATFADSIAYVVAPVIRIIVKVLTPFTAVLALFTNIFIRIISKGTVTEATLTKEDLKSMVDLATVEGTFEQDETLRIKGMLDFPDKDVSDVLDTHRTDVIGLPITATYDEVRDTILEYFYTRYPVYEESMDEIVGIFYSKKFIEWTLEPEKSLEAYIDRDMLYVLQSSSVERVFKMMLMQKKHLAVVLDEYGGTLGIITQEDIIEEMIGQDIEDESDVDDEVLIYEKQDHSITCHGRLEIEDAVELLGVEIPTEHETVGGFVLEQLGHIPEPGERFSYDSLQFTIEEMDRTRILRMTIQVQEK; via the coding sequence TTGTTTATTGCACTCGGATTTTTTCTAGTGATGTCGTTTTTCTTATCAGGGAGCGAAACGGCACTTACCGCAGTAAACAGGATGAAGGTCCAGCTTCGGGCTGATCAAGGGGATGTGGCATCTGCCAAATTGCTTGACTTAATCTCGAAGCCGGACCGAATGATAACCGCTATACTAATCGGTAATAATATCGCAAACATTATGTTGCCAACGCTTGTCACAATGATTGCGATAGAAAATGGTTGGAAAGTTGGTTTGGCGACAGGGATTTTGACGGTCATCTTGATTGTCTTTGGTGAAGTGTTGCCGAAGACGATAGCCGCTACATTTGCCGATTCAATTGCATATGTAGTAGCGCCAGTAATAAGGATTATTGTGAAAGTATTAACACCTTTTACAGCGGTACTTGCTTTGTTTACAAATATATTTATCCGCATTATTTCTAAAGGGACTGTTACAGAAGCAACTTTAACAAAAGAGGATTTAAAATCGATGGTTGACCTCGCAACCGTAGAGGGAACATTTGAACAAGATGAAACGTTACGTATAAAAGGAATGTTAGATTTTCCTGACAAAGATGTATCAGATGTGTTAGATACACACCGTACAGACGTAATTGGTTTACCAATTACAGCGACCTATGATGAAGTAAGAGATACAATTTTAGAGTATTTCTATACAAGGTATCCTGTTTATGAAGAAAGCATGGATGAGATTGTCGGGATATTTTATTCGAAAAAATTTATCGAATGGACATTAGAACCCGAAAAGTCATTAGAAGCATACATAGACCGTGATATGTTGTACGTTTTACAATCATCTAGTGTTGAGCGGGTATTCAAAATGATGCTCATGCAGAAAAAGCATTTGGCAGTTGTGTTGGATGAATACGGAGGAACGCTTGGTATCATTACGCAAGAAGATATTATAGAAGAAATGATTGGGCAAGATATCGAAGATGAGTCAGATGTGGATGATGAAGTGTTAATTTATGAAAAACAAGATCATTCAATTACGTGCCACGGGCGACTTGAAATTGAGGATGCGGTTGAACTTCTCGGTGTAGAAATTCCAACAGAACATGAAACTGTCGGAGGGTTTGTCTTAGAACAATTGGGGCATATACCCGAACCTGGAGAACGTTTTTCCTATGACAGTCTGCAATTTACAATTGAGGAAATGGACCGCACACGTATTTTACGTATGACGATTCAAGTTCAAGAAAAGTAA
- a CDS encoding RNA polymerase sigma factor, whose protein sequence is MTIKLDDLYEEYGRYIYHLCLKLTRNKEEAEDVMQDVWVKVIRYNDKLDEIDNIKGWLTTICMNTFRDRYRKTVRKNEHVIQQPHTLDVPILDLVPSNSLTPSEIAERNDIQSLVSEKIGQLDAIYKNTIEYFYVYQYSLNEIAEVMKVSIGTVKSRLFRARNYLKEMLVDDHATYDYVTA, encoded by the coding sequence ATGACTATCAAATTAGATGACTTGTATGAAGAATACGGTCGTTACATCTATCACCTATGCTTAAAATTAACGCGAAATAAAGAAGAAGCGGAGGACGTTATGCAGGACGTCTGGGTAAAAGTCATCCGCTATAATGATAAATTAGATGAAATCGACAATATAAAAGGATGGCTGACAACCATTTGCATGAATACTTTCCGTGATCGTTACCGTAAAACGGTGCGAAAAAATGAACACGTAATTCAACAACCACATACACTAGACGTTCCAATTCTAGATTTGGTTCCAAGTAACTCACTGACACCTAGTGAAATCGCTGAAAGAAACGATATTCAATCTCTTGTAAGTGAAAAAATTGGACAGTTAGATGCAATTTATAAAAATACGATTGAGTACTTTTACGTCTATCAATATTCATTGAATGAAATCGCAGAAGTGATGAAAGTTTCGATTGGAACAGTGAAGTCGAGGCTGTTTCGTGCGAGAAATTACTTGAAAGAAATGCTAGTGGATGACCATGCAACATACGATTATGTGACCGCATAA
- a CDS encoding SE1832 family protein: protein MDKKQIEREIAELKMEYVNLQGDIEKLESVGQNRQVTKAEERLGLMEEKLSKLNEKLFQFD from the coding sequence ATGGATAAAAAACAAATCGAACGAGAAATCGCAGAACTTAAAATGGAGTACGTCAATTTGCAAGGGGATATTGAAAAGCTCGAGTCTGTTGGTCAAAATCGTCAAGTTACTAAAGCAGAAGAACGTTTAGGTTTAATGGAAGAAAAACTGTCCAAGCTCAATGAAAAGCTTTTTCAATTTGATTAA
- a CDS encoding PseG/SpsG family protein, with amino-acid sequence MIPINVNLKKKLAIYVCDTDGKGTYPLRRAKTIAQSLPKAIEIIFISHQKFDLSLKDSQFISIKNHAELIKALQKIKPDLLLRDSGSTSKEEVEKISEIVPAVIHFDDFGEGGRLADLVIQTLYTETNEKPLEHYVVGAESFIADEQIASFKHIGLNKQETDPIPHLIVTFGDEDSSNLSYRALRHLSQLQIPLKVTVLIGENYKHDKTELRMMALGRRNTFIKQKPENVAEFLSTADIVLCASGYMPYEIGVMGIPCIVLAQNEFETALDFPKEQHGFVHLGPGRKVKQSTLLNAVMEPLLHDSLRKKAIERQVALNLGEGKEMVREAILYYLEYPKRETHDGSGKETSDMV; translated from the coding sequence ATGATTCCAATAAACGTAAACTTAAAAAAGAAACTAGCCATTTATGTTTGTGACACGGACGGAAAAGGGACATACCCTTTACGTAGAGCGAAAACCATTGCACAATCTTTACCCAAAGCAATTGAAATCATTTTTATTTCACATCAAAAGTTTGATTTATCTTTAAAAGATTCTCAATTTATCTCAATAAAAAATCATGCTGAGCTCATTAAGGCCTTACAAAAAATTAAACCTGACCTTCTTTTACGGGATAGTGGTTCGACTTCAAAAGAGGAAGTTGAAAAAATTTCGGAAATCGTACCAGCCGTTATCCACTTTGATGATTTCGGCGAAGGAGGCAGATTGGCTGACCTCGTTATCCAAACACTTTACACAGAAACGAATGAAAAACCACTCGAGCACTACGTTGTTGGGGCTGAGAGCTTTATTGCTGACGAACAAATTGCGTCATTTAAACATATTGGATTGAACAAACAAGAAACAGATCCCATTCCCCACTTGATTGTTACATTTGGGGATGAAGATTCTAGCAACTTATCGTATCGTGCACTTCGCCACTTATCACAACTTCAAATCCCACTGAAAGTCACTGTTTTGATTGGGGAGAATTACAAGCACGATAAAACTGAATTGCGTATGATGGCACTTGGCAGAAGAAATACATTTATTAAACAGAAACCAGAAAATGTAGCCGAATTCCTTTCAACCGCGGATATTGTCCTTTGCGCATCAGGCTACATGCCTTATGAAATTGGCGTAATGGGGATTCCTTGTATTGTACTCGCGCAAAACGAATTCGAGACGGCGCTTGATTTCCCAAAAGAACAGCATGGATTTGTACATCTCGGTCCAGGAAGAAAAGTAAAGCAATCCACCCTACTCAACGCTGTGATGGAACCTTTGCTGCATGACTCTTTACGGAAAAAAGCGATTGAGCGACAAGTAGCCCTTAACCTCGGGGAAGGTAAAGAAATGGTTCGCGAAGCCATTTTATATTATCTAGAATATCCGAAACGGGAAACACACGATGGTTCAGGAAAAGAAACCTCTGATATGGTATAG
- a CDS encoding sodium:proton antiporter, whose protein sequence is MFNSLLFDLMLVVLIGILSQWMAWRFRMPAIVVMSVAGLLVGPFLGMINPEESMGDLFSPFITIAVALILFEGSLLLDFKEIRGFNKPVLRIVTIGAFIAWIAGSLAAHYVAGLSLSVAFVIGGLFIVTGPTVILPLLRQARLKPRPAAILKWEGIVVDPFGALLAVFAFEFIRFLKSEVTPNSFLLFFAASIFAVILGCGVAWFFGRAFDRGGVPEFLKSPVLFAVVIFTFVLADEIMQQTGLLAVTAMGMTMANMNLNSIKEIRHFKENISVLLISSIFVMLTASLSSKVLLAIFNWKIMLYVLAMLIVVRPLSVWLSTIGTDLSVKEKFLIGWIAPRGIVALTVSGYFASVLGDQGYRDADILTAITFALVFSTVVLHGFTIGPLAKKLNLTTTEESGVLIVGGSRFSGKLAKSVKETGNHVLIIDRTWASLAHARKYGLESHVGNILTEQQDYDLDLTPYRFMLAMTRNDSYNAHVCEDFVPSLGREHLYQTAIHPREENAASISGVGGHVLFTPAISLRALEERVNSGHVIRKTIITKQYSYTQYLRERDDKSILLYILRADKSIEFFSPDVELQAVAGDTVVTLASPAKTIERVKERLEEGNKGTQIEMKELEDAFHKIL, encoded by the coding sequence TTGTTTAATTCATTACTGTTCGATTTAATGCTCGTCGTGCTTATCGGGATTTTGTCCCAATGGATGGCTTGGAGATTTCGTATGCCAGCAATTGTAGTTATGTCTGTTGCTGGGTTACTCGTAGGCCCATTTTTAGGAATGATTAATCCAGAAGAAAGTATGGGGGATTTGTTTAGTCCCTTTATTACAATTGCAGTAGCGCTAATATTATTTGAAGGTAGTTTATTGCTCGATTTTAAAGAAATTCGGGGTTTTAACAAGCCGGTATTACGCATTGTTACAATCGGAGCATTTATCGCATGGATTGCGGGCTCACTTGCGGCTCACTATGTTGCAGGATTATCGCTTTCTGTCGCTTTTGTGATCGGTGGTTTATTTATCGTAACAGGACCGACAGTCATTTTACCGCTTTTGCGTCAGGCAAGATTAAAGCCGCGCCCTGCCGCTATTCTAAAGTGGGAAGGGATTGTTGTTGATCCATTTGGTGCACTATTAGCTGTTTTTGCTTTCGAATTTATTCGATTTTTAAAAAGTGAAGTCACGCCAAATTCATTTTTACTATTCTTCGCAGCATCTATTTTTGCGGTGATATTAGGGTGCGGAGTGGCATGGTTTTTCGGTCGTGCATTTGATAGGGGAGGAGTTCCAGAATTCTTAAAATCCCCGGTATTGTTTGCGGTCGTAATCTTTACATTTGTTTTGGCAGATGAAATTATGCAACAAACCGGTCTGCTCGCTGTAACGGCAATGGGTATGACGATGGCGAATATGAATTTAAATTCAATTAAAGAAATTCGTCATTTTAAAGAAAACATTTCTGTTTTATTAATTTCGAGTATTTTCGTCATGTTGACAGCTTCATTAAGCTCAAAAGTTTTGCTTGCAATCTTTAACTGGAAAATCATGTTGTACGTATTGGCTATGTTAATTGTTGTTCGTCCGCTGTCGGTTTGGTTATCGACGATTGGAACGGATTTATCAGTGAAAGAGAAATTTCTCATCGGTTGGATTGCGCCTCGGGGAATTGTTGCGCTAACTGTATCTGGCTACTTTGCTTCGGTACTAGGCGATCAAGGATATCGAGATGCCGATATTTTAACGGCGATAACCTTTGCACTTGTCTTTTCGACTGTTGTTCTTCATGGATTTACAATCGGCCCACTTGCGAAAAAACTTAATTTAACAACGACGGAGGAGTCGGGCGTACTCATTGTTGGAGGAAGCCGATTTTCAGGAAAGTTAGCTAAATCCGTGAAAGAGACGGGGAATCATGTACTCATTATCGACCGAACATGGGCGAGTTTAGCACATGCACGAAAGTATGGATTAGAGAGTCATGTCGGGAATATATTAACGGAACAGCAAGATTATGATTTAGATTTGACTCCGTACCGATTTATGTTGGCCATGACCCGTAATGACTCGTATAATGCACATGTTTGCGAAGACTTCGTACCGAGTCTTGGACGCGAACATCTCTATCAAACAGCAATTCATCCGAGAGAAGAGAACGCTGCGTCTATTAGTGGAGTCGGTGGGCATGTACTTTTCACGCCAGCGATTTCGCTTCGTGCGCTTGAAGAACGAGTGAATTCAGGTCATGTCATCCGAAAAACAATCATTACGAAACAGTATAGCTATACGCAATATTTACGGGAACGGGATGATAAATCTATCTTGCTTTACATTTTACGTGCTGACAAATCGATTGAGTTCTTCTCGCCGGATGTTGAATTACAAGCAGTAGCTGGCGATACAGTTGTCACATTAGCTTCACCTGCCAAAACAATCGAGCGTGTAAAAGAACGGTTAGAGGAAGGGAATAAAGGCACTCAAATTGAAATGAAGGAATTAGAAGACGCGTTTCATAAAATATTGTAA
- a CDS encoding heavy metal translocating P-type ATPase, with product MTTLLAEKRRFLFKWTEHLELIAAVLSGILIVSAWTIGKSGHESISISFYIIAFLIGGYAKAKEGIEDTIQDKQLNVEMLMIFAAIGSAIIGYWAEGAILIFIFAISGALETYTLNKSHKEISSLMALQPEEAWLLQPDGTTTSVKIETLKVGAKLLVRPGERIPADGQILRGTTSVDMSAINGESVPVTKEIGDELFAGTVNLSGAVQMEMTKPSSETLFQKIITLVQTAQSEKSPSQQFIEKFEGTYVRIVLIVVGIMMFLPHFALGWDWTTTFYRAIVLLVVASPCALVASIMPATLAAISNGAKNGVLVKGGIHLEHLASLKAIAFDKTGTLTTGKPVVTDFIVRDDVMENEALQLLASIESQSNHPLALSIVRFAQEQNAITNDRPMIEDIPGHGIKAFTNQGEILVGSPKFVGREDSQSFQNGISQSLAAEGKTVIFMKDAQGIAAVVALKDTLREEAVSALYQLHKVGIRTIMLTGDNERTAETIAMEAGMDRYVAECLPEMKVEHVKQLIQEEGSVGMIGDGINDAPALATATTGIAMGQGTDVALETADVVLMKSDLTKIAYSIKLSRKMRRIVKQNIFFSVAVIALLIVSNFMQVIDLPLGVIGHEGSTILVILNGLRMLNKVS from the coding sequence GTGACAACCTTATTAGCAGAAAAAAGAAGGTTTTTATTCAAATGGACTGAACACCTCGAGTTAATCGCCGCTGTGTTATCGGGAATTCTAATTGTATCTGCATGGACGATTGGCAAATCTGGACATGAAAGTATATCTATAAGCTTTTATATAATTGCTTTCTTAATTGGCGGATATGCAAAAGCAAAAGAAGGCATCGAGGATACAATTCAGGATAAACAATTAAATGTCGAGATGTTAATGATATTTGCGGCGATTGGTTCTGCCATTATTGGTTATTGGGCAGAAGGTGCGATTCTCATTTTTATTTTTGCAATAAGCGGTGCGCTCGAAACGTATACGTTAAATAAAAGCCATAAAGAAATTTCCTCACTGATGGCTTTACAACCTGAAGAAGCGTGGCTTTTGCAACCAGACGGAACCACAACAAGCGTGAAAATTGAAACGTTGAAAGTAGGCGCCAAACTTCTTGTCAGGCCAGGTGAACGAATACCAGCGGACGGTCAGATTTTAAGAGGAACCACTTCTGTTGATATGTCCGCAATTAACGGCGAATCGGTACCCGTTACGAAAGAAATTGGCGATGAGTTGTTTGCAGGGACAGTGAATTTAAGCGGCGCGGTACAAATGGAAATGACGAAGCCGAGTTCCGAAACTTTATTTCAAAAAATTATTACGCTCGTCCAAACCGCTCAAAGTGAAAAGTCACCTTCCCAGCAATTTATTGAAAAATTCGAAGGGACTTACGTTCGAATTGTACTAATTGTTGTTGGGATTATGATGTTTTTACCACACTTTGCACTTGGTTGGGACTGGACAACGACTTTTTACCGAGCCATTGTATTACTTGTTGTTGCTTCCCCTTGTGCGCTTGTCGCCTCCATCATGCCTGCAACGTTAGCGGCCATTTCCAATGGAGCGAAAAATGGCGTGTTAGTAAAAGGTGGGATACACCTCGAACATTTGGCTTCCTTAAAAGCGATTGCTTTTGATAAAACAGGTACATTGACAACTGGAAAACCCGTTGTCACTGATTTTATCGTTCGAGATGATGTTATGGAAAATGAAGCATTACAATTACTAGCATCGATTGAAAGTCAATCGAATCACCCACTGGCTCTTTCAATCGTTCGGTTTGCACAAGAACAAAACGCGATTACAAATGATCGGCCAATGATTGAAGACATTCCAGGACATGGCATTAAAGCATTTACTAACCAAGGTGAAATTCTAGTCGGAAGTCCAAAGTTTGTTGGTAGAGAGGATAGCCAAAGTTTCCAAAACGGAATTAGTCAATCCCTTGCCGCGGAAGGAAAAACAGTGATTTTTATGAAAGATGCTCAAGGCATTGCCGCGGTGGTCGCCTTAAAAGATACATTGCGCGAAGAAGCCGTCTCTGCACTTTACCAATTGCATAAAGTCGGCATTCGTACCATTATGTTAACGGGAGATAATGAGCGTACTGCTGAAACGATTGCAATGGAAGCGGGCATGGACCGTTATGTTGCGGAATGCTTGCCGGAAATGAAAGTCGAACATGTGAAGCAGTTAATTCAAGAAGAAGGTTCAGTCGGCATGATTGGTGACGGGATAAATGATGCGCCTGCCCTCGCAACTGCCACAACAGGCATTGCTATGGGGCAAGGAACTGACGTCGCCCTTGAAACCGCTGATGTCGTATTAATGAAAAGTGATTTAACAAAAATCGCCTATTCCATAAAGTTATCCCGAAAAATGCGGCGCATCGTGAAACAAAACATTTTCTTTTCTGTCGCTGTTATCGCGCTGCTAATCGTGTCGAACTTCATGCAAGTCATTGACTTACCGCTTGGTGTTATCGGTCATGAAGGAAGTACGATTCTTGTCATCTTGAACGGTTTAAGGATGTTGAACAAAGTAAGTTAA
- a CDS encoding MFS transporter, producing MKNKYNRGTVKDRKELLCMTRILYLIIIISFLDTFIQLPIITPYALSLGASHVLAAGIVAIYSLTNMLGNIIGGHWIDRFGRKRMLLTGMSLVTFILLLYPLAQSGEQLFIVRLLHGLAGGVLIPAAFAYVGDQTSKKNRGRAMALTGACIGVAAIVGPAIGGIMASKSQVEYVFYLVAFLFIPIILLGLFFIKESFKASDRSGVSVAHFLPLLKNKLLLQASLAAFALMVSNGTLSFALPLKVADMGATSSTTGLLLSTFGIVALIVFLTPMNKMYDLFSPVKLVVIGLSIIASVHILLNFTVSTTGGFALMTIYGVGFALVFPSMNRIVSEASSKVDRGKAYGIFYAFFSLGAVIGSFMSGLAVEITGLPFSSSATIMLLIGFYLLYSSRKRNA from the coding sequence ATAAAAAACAAGTATAATAGAGGTACAGTTAAAGATAGGAAGGAATTACTATGCATGACTAGAATACTATATTTAATTATTATCATTTCATTTCTTGATACATTTATTCAACTTCCCATTATTACACCTTATGCATTGAGTTTAGGGGCATCGCATGTGTTAGCGGCTGGTATTGTGGCCATCTATTCGTTAACAAATATGCTTGGGAACATAATTGGCGGACATTGGATTGACCGATTTGGTCGTAAAAGAATGTTATTGACCGGTATGAGTCTCGTCACATTCATTTTGCTTTTATATCCACTGGCCCAGTCCGGTGAGCAACTTTTTATTGTTAGGCTTTTACATGGTCTGGCAGGCGGCGTTCTAATCCCAGCCGCTTTCGCGTATGTCGGGGATCAAACGAGTAAGAAAAATCGCGGAAGAGCAATGGCTTTAACAGGTGCATGTATTGGCGTCGCTGCGATTGTTGGTCCTGCGATAGGGGGCATTATGGCTTCAAAATCACAAGTGGAATATGTCTTCTACCTTGTTGCATTTTTATTTATTCCAATCATTCTATTAGGTTTATTCTTTATTAAAGAATCTTTTAAAGCGAGTGATAGAAGCGGTGTATCCGTTGCGCATTTTTTACCTTTATTGAAAAACAAGTTGTTGCTACAAGCATCATTAGCTGCTTTTGCATTGATGGTCAGTAACGGTACGTTGTCGTTTGCACTTCCTTTAAAGGTAGCCGATATGGGTGCGACGTCCTCAACGACTGGACTTTTACTCAGTACATTTGGGATTGTGGCATTGATTGTATTCTTAACACCGATGAATAAAATGTATGATCTTTTTTCACCAGTTAAATTGGTTGTCATTGGGTTATCTATTATTGCAAGTGTCCATATTCTACTGAACTTTACAGTGTCTACGACAGGTGGCTTTGCGTTAATGACGATTTACGGAGTAGGTTTTGCATTGGTTTTCCCATCGATGAACCGAATTGTTTCAGAAGCATCCTCTAAAGTAGACCGCGGAAAAGCGTATGGTATATTTTATGCATTTTTCTCGCTAGGTGCGGTAATTGGTTCGTTTATGTCTGGACTTGCTGTAGAAATTACAGGTCTTCCATTTTCATCGAGCGCAACAATCATGTTATTGATTGGTTTTTATTTATTGTATTCATCTCGTAAAAGGAATGCTTAG
- a CDS encoding ATP-binding cassette domain-containing protein, translated as MLETVLKATNVSKIYGKHQVLDKVSIEIKRGMIYGLIGQNGAGKSTFMRAVMGLITTDGGDIELFGATGSKGLQNARRRMGQSIETPALYPELTARENLQVQAANGGVSERKIEELLQLMNLNHTGKKKAKNFSLGMRQRLAIASTLMTNPEFLILDEPTNGLDPSGIVEMREIIQRLVSEHGITVLLSSHLLDELSQIATHYGILHEGKIIKELSKEELAREARQYIELETNDVQKAVVVLEEMEIQDFEVITGNEINIYEKLDDVATINHSLVLAGVKVSRIGTTRQRLEDYFLQLTGGATHA; from the coding sequence ATGTTAGAAACCGTTTTAAAAGCGACAAATGTTTCAAAAATATATGGTAAACATCAAGTACTTGATAAAGTATCAATAGAAATTAAAAGAGGGATGATTTACGGACTAATAGGTCAAAATGGTGCGGGTAAATCAACGTTTATGCGTGCTGTTATGGGATTAATCACGACTGATGGCGGAGATATTGAATTGTTCGGAGCAACTGGCTCTAAAGGTCTGCAAAATGCCAGAAGAAGAATGGGGCAATCCATTGAAACGCCGGCACTCTATCCTGAATTAACAGCTCGAGAAAATTTACAAGTACAAGCAGCAAATGGCGGGGTTAGTGAAAGAAAGATTGAAGAATTATTACAGTTAATGAACTTGAATCATACAGGCAAAAAGAAAGCGAAGAATTTTTCTTTAGGTATGCGTCAACGTTTGGCGATTGCTTCTACATTGATGACCAACCCTGAGTTCTTAATTTTAGACGAGCCGACAAATGGTCTCGATCCATCAGGGATTGTCGAGATGCGTGAAATTATTCAACGACTTGTGAGTGAGCATGGCATTACGGTTTTACTGTCTAGTCACTTATTGGATGAACTTTCCCAAATCGCGACACACTATGGCATTTTACATGAGGGAAAAATTATTAAGGAACTATCAAAAGAAGAGCTTGCACGCGAAGCTCGTCAATATATTGAATTGGAAACGAACGACGTCCAAAAAGCAGTCGTCGTGCTGGAAGAAATGGAGATACAAGACTTCGAAGTCATCACAGGAAATGAAATAAATATCTATGAAAAGTTAGATGATGTTGCTACTATTAACCATTCGCTCGTCCTAGCAGGTGTAAAAGTTTCACGAATTGGGACGACTAGACAAAGACTTGAAGACTATTTCTTACAGTTAACAGGAGGTGCGACGCATGCTTAA